Within Actinosynnema pretiosum, the genomic segment TCGCTCGCCGACCGGCTCGGCCCGCGCCCGCCGATCCTGGTCGGGCTCACCACCACCCTGCTCGGCACGCTGGCGTTCACCCAGGTCGGCTCGGGGCTGGGGGAGCCGGTGCTCGTGGCCTCGCTGTTCGTGCGCGGCCTCGGCATCGGGGCCGCCGTCATCCCGATCATGGCCGCCGCGTACACCGGGCTCGACCGCGCGGCCATCCCCAGGGCCACCAGCGTCGTCAACATCGTCCAGCGCGTCGGCGGCGCGCTGGGCACCGCGATCCTCGCGGTGGTCCTCCAGCGCGAGCTGGCGGGCTCCGCGACCGCCGAGGCCGTGGCCGCGGGGTTCGGCCGCACCTTCTGGTGGACGGTGGCGTTCAGCGCGCTCGCGCTGGTGCCCGCCGCCCTCGTCCCCGCCAAGCCGAAGGGCGCGCGGAACTAGCCGCGCGCCCCGGCCCCGGGGGACCGGACAAGACCGCACAGACCGAGGGGGAGCACGTGCACGCAGGACCGCTCGACCCACCGCGCGGACGGCTGGACGCGCTCACCGGAGCCCGCTTCCCGGCGGCGCTGGCGGTGTTCGCCTTCCACGTCGCCACCGCGGGGTTCTTCGACCCGGACAGCGGGATCCCCGCCGCGCTCACCGCCGCGACGCGCAGCGCGGGCACCATCGGCGTCTCGTTCTTCTTCGTGCTCAGCGGTTTCGTGCTGACCTGGTCGGCGCGCCCCGGCGACACCTGGGGCCGGTTCGCCCGGCGCAGGCTGGTGAAGGTCTACCCCAACCACCTGGTGACGTTCGCCGTCGCGATGGCCCTGTTCGCGGCGGCGGGCACCCCGCCCGCCACGGCGCTGGCGAACCTGCTGCTGCTGCACGCCTGGGTCCCCGACCCGGAGGTGTTCCTCAGCGTCAACGGGCCCAGCTGGTCGCTGTCCTGCGAGCTGCTGTTCTACCTGCTCTTCCCGCTGCTGCTGCGGCTCACCGGCCGGATCGCCCCGCACCGCCTCGGCCGGTGGGTCGGCGGGGTCGCGGTCGTGGTGGCGCTGCTGCCGCTGGCCGCGACCCACCTGCTGCCCGCCGAGCCGCGCTTCGGCGCGGGCCTGGAGGGCACCGCGCTGCACGGCGAGCCGGTGGTGGGCATGTGGTTCCTCTACGCCTTCCCGCCGGTGCGGCTGCTGGACTTCCTGCTCGGCGTGCTCGTGGCCAGGGCGGTGCTGTCCGGGCGGTGGCGCGGCCCCGGCGTCGGCCTCGCGGGACTCCTGGTGCTCGCGGCCTACCTGCTGGGGCTGGTCACGCCGATGCTGGTGACCGTGGACGCGCTGACCGCGCTCCCGCTGGCCCTGCTCGTCGCGGCGCTGGCGGCCCGCGAGCGCGC encodes:
- a CDS encoding acyltransferase family protein, whose amino-acid sequence is MHAGPLDPPRGRLDALTGARFPAALAVFAFHVATAGFFDPDSGIPAALTAATRSAGTIGVSFFFVLSGFVLTWSARPGDTWGRFARRRLVKVYPNHLVTFAVAMALFAAAGTPPATALANLLLLHAWVPDPEVFLSVNGPSWSLSCELLFYLLFPLLLRLTGRIAPHRLGRWVGGVAVVVALLPLAATHLLPAEPRFGAGLEGTALHGEPVVGMWFLYAFPPVRLLDFLLGVLVARAVLSGRWRGPGVGLAGLLVLAAYLLGLVTPMLVTVDALTALPLALLVAALAARERAGRAGALGGRLPRWLGEVSFAFYLVHQIALVLVRVALGADRRLGWAQGLSGVLAALALSLAAAALLHRFVEKPAVRRFSTARRDRADAEPAADHVPTGP